A single Mustela lutreola isolate mMusLut2 chromosome X, mMusLut2.pri, whole genome shotgun sequence DNA region contains:
- the STARD8 gene encoding stAR-related lipid transfer protein 8 isoform X1, whose amino-acid sequence MPWKLRGAKGARWDPPHWKPEAEAKRACKWLRATGFPQYAQLFEEGLFPLDIGSVKKDHGFLDEDSLGALCRRLMTLNNCASMKLEVHFQSKQNEDSEEEEQCTISNHWAVQQKSKFWSHGGSSDLLAPPSPGLPGTSSCESVLTELSATSLPAITVGLSLEPEDLPSPCHVPSPSNQLLLSPTQGQKGPRDKAKKHRSRSFLKHLESLRRKEKGCGQQAEPERGPATLEKTSKPSSFCSRRSFLSAGFYKAKNRAATSAGDGGAATPRAWEAWPVAAFQHPQRAHQGDCLVHVPRDHKPGTFPRSLSIESLFPEDGHRLADWQPGRPRGCEGRRGSCGSTGSHASIYDNMPKLYPVEPVLAGAEAEEEEEGSSSYAHLDDILQHVWGLQQRVELWSQAIYPDLRTREKEEEEEEEEVISSVEMAMVEVGGQAEALAQVEAPARQGSSALDQADVQPVVPAQIQVRAEVEPLAQAQAEADTEALGPAQDNGQEANSGGEPTSVSSLSMEEGHSIPDTVASSSELDSSGASVNEPEARGSPAELRASAPRERRDSGVGASLTRPCRKLRWHSFQNSHRPSLNSESLEINRQFAGQIHLLHKGSLLRLTAFMEKYTVPHKPGWVWSVPKFMKRNKSPDYRGQHVFGVPPLVHVQRTGQPLPQSIQQAMRYLRSQCLDQVGIFRKSGVKSRIQNLRQMNEMSPDNVCYEGQSAYDVADLLKQYFRDLPEPIFTSKLTTTFLQIYQLLPKDQWLAAAQAATLLLPDENREVLQTLLYFLSDIASAEENQMTAGNLAVCLAPSIFHLNACKKDNPSPRIRSKRSLVGRPGPRDLSENMAATQGLSHMISDCKKLFQVPQDMVLQLCGSYSAAELSPPGPALAELRRTQAAGVSMSLYMEESIQELLRDAAERFKGWMSMPGPQHTELACRKAPDGHPLRVWKVSTEVAAPPAVVLHRVLRERALWDEDLLRAQVLEALMPGVELYHYVTDSMAPHPCRDFVVLRMWRSDLPRGGCLLVSQSLDPEQPVPESGVRAMMLTSQYLMEPCGLGRSRLTHICRADLRGRSPDWYNKVFGHLCAMEVAKIRDSFPTLQAAGPETKL is encoded by the exons AAGCTGAGGCCAAGAGAGCATGCAAGTGGCTCCGAGCGACAGGATTCCCTCAGTATGCGCAGCTTTTTGAGG AAGGTCTGTTTCCTCTGGATATTGGCTCTGTGAAGAAGGACCACGGTTTTCTGGACGAGGACTCTTTGGGGGCCCTGTGCAG GAGGCTGATGACCTTGAACAATTGTGCCTCAATGAAACTGGAAGTTCACTTTCAAAGCAAGCAA AATGAAGActcagaagaagaagagcagTGTACCATCAGCAACCATTGGGCTGTCCAGCAAAAAAGTAAATTCTGGTCCCACGGAGGGTCCTCTGACCTGCTGGCCCCCCCGAGCCCTGGCCTGCCGGGGACCTCCAGCTGTGAGAGTGTCCTCACAGAGCTCAGTGCCACTTCCCTGCCAGCCATCACTGTGGGCCTATCACTGGAGCCAGAGGACCTGCCCTCACCCTGCCATGTCCCCAGCCCAAGTAATCAGCTCCTCCTTAGCCCCACCCAGGGCCAAAAGGGTCCCCGGGACAAAGCCAAGAAGCACCGTTCTCGTAGCTTCCTTAAGCACCTTGAATCTCTCAGGCGGAAGGAAAAGGGTTGTGGTCAGCAAGCAGAGCCTGAGCGTGGCCCAGCCACCTTAGAGAAGACCAGCAAACCCTCCTCTTTCTGCAGTCGCCGCAGTTTCCTCTCTGCTGGATTCTACAAGGCCAAGAACAGGGCGGCCACCTCAGCTGGTGACGGTGGCGCTGCAACCCCGAGGGCCTGGGAGGCCTGGCCTGTGGCAGCATTTCAGCATCCACAGCGGGCGCACCAGGGTGACTGCCTTGTACACGTGCCCAGGGACCACAAACCAGGCACATTCCCTCGCTCCCTGTCCATTGAGAGCCTGTTTCCTGAGGACGGACACCGCCTGGCAGATTGGCAGCCAGGGAGGCCCCGGGGCTGTGAGGGGCGTCGGGGCTCCTGTGGCTCCACAGGCAGCCATGCCAGCATCTATGACAACATGCCCAAGCTGTACCCAGTGGAGCCTGTCCTGGCTGGCGCTgaagctgaggaggaggaggagggcagcagCAGCTATGCCCACCTAGATGACATTCTCCAGCATGTGTGGGGGCTGCAGCAACGGGTGGAACTCTGGTCTCAGGCCATCTACCCAGACCTGCGGactagagagaaggaagaggaggaagaagaggaggaagtcaTTTCATCCGTAGAGATGGCCATGGTTGAGGTCGGAGGGCAAGCTGAGGCTCTGGCCCAGGTGGAGGCTCCAGCCCGCCAAGGGTCCTCGGCCCTGGACCAGGCTGATGTCCAGCCAGTAGTCCCAGCTCAGATTCAGGTTAGGGCTGAGGTTGAGCCCCTGGCACAGGCACAGGCTGAGGCCGATACTGAGGCCCTGGGTCCAGCCCAAGATAATGGTCAGGAGGCGAATTCAGGTGGGGAACCCACCTCAGTCTCCAGCCTGTCTATGGAAGAAGGACACTCCATTCCTGACACCGTGGCCTCCTCCAGTGAACTGGACAGTAGTGGAGCCTCCGTGAATGAGCCCGAGGCCAGAGGCTCACCAGCTGAACTTCGGGCATCAGCACCACGTGAACGACGAGATTCAGGCGTTGGGGCCTCGCTTACTAGACCCTGCAG GAAGCTCCGCTGGCACAGCTTCCAGAACTCCCACCGGCCCAGCCTCAACTCAGAGTCCTTGGAGATCAACCGCCAATTCGCCGGCCAGATCCACCTCCTGCACAAGGGCTCACTGCTGCGGCTCACTGCCTTCATGGAGAAGTACACTGTGCCCCACAAGCCAGGATGGGTCTG GTCAGTGCCCAAGTTCATGAAAAGGAACAAGAGCCCAGACTACCGGGGCCAGCACGTGTTTGGGGTGCCGCCCCTTGTACATGTGCAGCGCACAGGCCAGCCACTGCCGCAGAGCATCCAGCAAGCCATGCGCTACTTGCGCAGCCAGTGCCTGGACCAG GTGGGCATATTCCGCAAGTCGGGGGTGAAGTCCAGGATCCAGAACCTGCGCCAAATGAATGAGATGTCCCCAGACAATGTTTGCTACGAGGGCCAGTCAGCTTATGATGTGGCTGACTTGCTGAAGCAATATTTCCGGGACCTACCAGAGCCTATCTTCACCAGCAAGCTCACCACCACTTTCCTGCAGATCTACCAGC TCCTCCCCAAAGATCAGTGGTTGGCAGCAGCGCAGGCTGCCACCTTGCTGCTCCCTGATGAGAACCGAGAGGTCCTACAGACCCTGCTCTATTTCCTAAGTGACATTGCCTCTGCTGAGGAAAACCAGATGACAGCCGGCAACCTAGCCGTGTGCCTGGCACCCTCCATCTTCCATCTCAACGCCTGCAAGAAGGATAACCCCTCACCCAG gatCAGGAGCAAACGCAGCCTGGTTGGCCGGCCAGGCCCTAGGGACCTGAGTGAGAACATGGCTGCCACCCAGGGCCTATCACACATGATCAGTGACTGCAAGAAACTTTTCCAA GTCCCCCAGGACATGGTGCTGCAACTGTGTGGCTCCTACAGCGCAGCTGAGCTCAGTCCTCCTGGGCCAGCCCTGGCCGAGCTGCGGCGGACCCAAGCTGCAGGTGTGAGCATGAGCCTCTACATGGAGGAGAGCATCCAGGAGCTGCTCCGCGATGCTGCCGAGCGCTTCAAGGGCTGGATGAGTATGCCAGGGCCCCAGCACACGGAGCTGGCTTGCAGGAAG GCACCAGACGGGCACCCCCTGCGTGTGTGGAAGGTGTCCACTGAGGTGGCAGCCCCTCCGGCCGTGGTGCTACACCGTGTTCTGCGGGAGAGGGCCCTCTGGGACGAGGACCTGCTGCGAGCCCAGGTGTTGGAGGCCTTGATGCCCGGCGTAGAGCTGTACCACTATGTTACCGACAGCATGGCGCCCCATCCCTGCCGTGACTTTGTGGTGCTCCG GATGTGGCGCTCCGACCTGCCCCGTGGTGGCTGCCTGCTAGTCTCCCAGTCCCTGGATCCTGAGCAACCGGTGCCAGAGTCAGGGGTGCGGGCTATGATGCTCACTTCCCAGTACCTCATGGAGCCTTGTGGCCTGGGTCGCTCCCGGCTCACTCACATCTGCCGTGCTGATCTCAG GGGCCGTTCTCCTGACTGGTACAACAAAGTCTTTGGGCACCTGTGTGCCATGGAAGTGGCAAAGATCCGGGACTCCTTCCCCACCCTACAGGCAGCTGGCCCTGAGACAAAGTTATGA
- the STARD8 gene encoding stAR-related lipid transfer protein 8 isoform X2, with product MTLNNCASMKLEVHFQSKQNEDSEEEEQCTISNHWAVQQKSKFWSHGGSSDLLAPPSPGLPGTSSCESVLTELSATSLPAITVGLSLEPEDLPSPCHVPSPSNQLLLSPTQGQKGPRDKAKKHRSRSFLKHLESLRRKEKGCGQQAEPERGPATLEKTSKPSSFCSRRSFLSAGFYKAKNRAATSAGDGGAATPRAWEAWPVAAFQHPQRAHQGDCLVHVPRDHKPGTFPRSLSIESLFPEDGHRLADWQPGRPRGCEGRRGSCGSTGSHASIYDNMPKLYPVEPVLAGAEAEEEEEGSSSYAHLDDILQHVWGLQQRVELWSQAIYPDLRTREKEEEEEEEEVISSVEMAMVEVGGQAEALAQVEAPARQGSSALDQADVQPVVPAQIQVRAEVEPLAQAQAEADTEALGPAQDNGQEANSGGEPTSVSSLSMEEGHSIPDTVASSSELDSSGASVNEPEARGSPAELRASAPRERRDSGVGASLTRPCRKLRWHSFQNSHRPSLNSESLEINRQFAGQIHLLHKGSLLRLTAFMEKYTVPHKPGWVWSVPKFMKRNKSPDYRGQHVFGVPPLVHVQRTGQPLPQSIQQAMRYLRSQCLDQVGIFRKSGVKSRIQNLRQMNEMSPDNVCYEGQSAYDVADLLKQYFRDLPEPIFTSKLTTTFLQIYQLLPKDQWLAAAQAATLLLPDENREVLQTLLYFLSDIASAEENQMTAGNLAVCLAPSIFHLNACKKDNPSPRIRSKRSLVGRPGPRDLSENMAATQGLSHMISDCKKLFQVPQDMVLQLCGSYSAAELSPPGPALAELRRTQAAGVSMSLYMEESIQELLRDAAERFKGWMSMPGPQHTELACRKAPDGHPLRVWKVSTEVAAPPAVVLHRVLRERALWDEDLLRAQVLEALMPGVELYHYVTDSMAPHPCRDFVVLRMWRSDLPRGGCLLVSQSLDPEQPVPESGVRAMMLTSQYLMEPCGLGRSRLTHICRADLRGRSPDWYNKVFGHLCAMEVAKIRDSFPTLQAAGPETKL from the exons ATGACCTTGAACAATTGTGCCTCAATGAAACTGGAAGTTCACTTTCAAAGCAAGCAA AATGAAGActcagaagaagaagagcagTGTACCATCAGCAACCATTGGGCTGTCCAGCAAAAAAGTAAATTCTGGTCCCACGGAGGGTCCTCTGACCTGCTGGCCCCCCCGAGCCCTGGCCTGCCGGGGACCTCCAGCTGTGAGAGTGTCCTCACAGAGCTCAGTGCCACTTCCCTGCCAGCCATCACTGTGGGCCTATCACTGGAGCCAGAGGACCTGCCCTCACCCTGCCATGTCCCCAGCCCAAGTAATCAGCTCCTCCTTAGCCCCACCCAGGGCCAAAAGGGTCCCCGGGACAAAGCCAAGAAGCACCGTTCTCGTAGCTTCCTTAAGCACCTTGAATCTCTCAGGCGGAAGGAAAAGGGTTGTGGTCAGCAAGCAGAGCCTGAGCGTGGCCCAGCCACCTTAGAGAAGACCAGCAAACCCTCCTCTTTCTGCAGTCGCCGCAGTTTCCTCTCTGCTGGATTCTACAAGGCCAAGAACAGGGCGGCCACCTCAGCTGGTGACGGTGGCGCTGCAACCCCGAGGGCCTGGGAGGCCTGGCCTGTGGCAGCATTTCAGCATCCACAGCGGGCGCACCAGGGTGACTGCCTTGTACACGTGCCCAGGGACCACAAACCAGGCACATTCCCTCGCTCCCTGTCCATTGAGAGCCTGTTTCCTGAGGACGGACACCGCCTGGCAGATTGGCAGCCAGGGAGGCCCCGGGGCTGTGAGGGGCGTCGGGGCTCCTGTGGCTCCACAGGCAGCCATGCCAGCATCTATGACAACATGCCCAAGCTGTACCCAGTGGAGCCTGTCCTGGCTGGCGCTgaagctgaggaggaggaggagggcagcagCAGCTATGCCCACCTAGATGACATTCTCCAGCATGTGTGGGGGCTGCAGCAACGGGTGGAACTCTGGTCTCAGGCCATCTACCCAGACCTGCGGactagagagaaggaagaggaggaagaagaggaggaagtcaTTTCATCCGTAGAGATGGCCATGGTTGAGGTCGGAGGGCAAGCTGAGGCTCTGGCCCAGGTGGAGGCTCCAGCCCGCCAAGGGTCCTCGGCCCTGGACCAGGCTGATGTCCAGCCAGTAGTCCCAGCTCAGATTCAGGTTAGGGCTGAGGTTGAGCCCCTGGCACAGGCACAGGCTGAGGCCGATACTGAGGCCCTGGGTCCAGCCCAAGATAATGGTCAGGAGGCGAATTCAGGTGGGGAACCCACCTCAGTCTCCAGCCTGTCTATGGAAGAAGGACACTCCATTCCTGACACCGTGGCCTCCTCCAGTGAACTGGACAGTAGTGGAGCCTCCGTGAATGAGCCCGAGGCCAGAGGCTCACCAGCTGAACTTCGGGCATCAGCACCACGTGAACGACGAGATTCAGGCGTTGGGGCCTCGCTTACTAGACCCTGCAG GAAGCTCCGCTGGCACAGCTTCCAGAACTCCCACCGGCCCAGCCTCAACTCAGAGTCCTTGGAGATCAACCGCCAATTCGCCGGCCAGATCCACCTCCTGCACAAGGGCTCACTGCTGCGGCTCACTGCCTTCATGGAGAAGTACACTGTGCCCCACAAGCCAGGATGGGTCTG GTCAGTGCCCAAGTTCATGAAAAGGAACAAGAGCCCAGACTACCGGGGCCAGCACGTGTTTGGGGTGCCGCCCCTTGTACATGTGCAGCGCACAGGCCAGCCACTGCCGCAGAGCATCCAGCAAGCCATGCGCTACTTGCGCAGCCAGTGCCTGGACCAG GTGGGCATATTCCGCAAGTCGGGGGTGAAGTCCAGGATCCAGAACCTGCGCCAAATGAATGAGATGTCCCCAGACAATGTTTGCTACGAGGGCCAGTCAGCTTATGATGTGGCTGACTTGCTGAAGCAATATTTCCGGGACCTACCAGAGCCTATCTTCACCAGCAAGCTCACCACCACTTTCCTGCAGATCTACCAGC TCCTCCCCAAAGATCAGTGGTTGGCAGCAGCGCAGGCTGCCACCTTGCTGCTCCCTGATGAGAACCGAGAGGTCCTACAGACCCTGCTCTATTTCCTAAGTGACATTGCCTCTGCTGAGGAAAACCAGATGACAGCCGGCAACCTAGCCGTGTGCCTGGCACCCTCCATCTTCCATCTCAACGCCTGCAAGAAGGATAACCCCTCACCCAG gatCAGGAGCAAACGCAGCCTGGTTGGCCGGCCAGGCCCTAGGGACCTGAGTGAGAACATGGCTGCCACCCAGGGCCTATCACACATGATCAGTGACTGCAAGAAACTTTTCCAA GTCCCCCAGGACATGGTGCTGCAACTGTGTGGCTCCTACAGCGCAGCTGAGCTCAGTCCTCCTGGGCCAGCCCTGGCCGAGCTGCGGCGGACCCAAGCTGCAGGTGTGAGCATGAGCCTCTACATGGAGGAGAGCATCCAGGAGCTGCTCCGCGATGCTGCCGAGCGCTTCAAGGGCTGGATGAGTATGCCAGGGCCCCAGCACACGGAGCTGGCTTGCAGGAAG GCACCAGACGGGCACCCCCTGCGTGTGTGGAAGGTGTCCACTGAGGTGGCAGCCCCTCCGGCCGTGGTGCTACACCGTGTTCTGCGGGAGAGGGCCCTCTGGGACGAGGACCTGCTGCGAGCCCAGGTGTTGGAGGCCTTGATGCCCGGCGTAGAGCTGTACCACTATGTTACCGACAGCATGGCGCCCCATCCCTGCCGTGACTTTGTGGTGCTCCG GATGTGGCGCTCCGACCTGCCCCGTGGTGGCTGCCTGCTAGTCTCCCAGTCCCTGGATCCTGAGCAACCGGTGCCAGAGTCAGGGGTGCGGGCTATGATGCTCACTTCCCAGTACCTCATGGAGCCTTGTGGCCTGGGTCGCTCCCGGCTCACTCACATCTGCCGTGCTGATCTCAG GGGCCGTTCTCCTGACTGGTACAACAAAGTCTTTGGGCACCTGTGTGCCATGGAAGTGGCAAAGATCCGGGACTCCTTCCCCACCCTACAGGCAGCTGGCCCTGAGACAAAGTTATGA